In Mus musculus strain C57BL/6J chromosome 9, GRCm38.p6 C57BL/6J, one genomic interval encodes:
- the Rcn2 gene encoding reticulocalbin-2 isoform 2 precursor (isoform 2 precursor is encoded by transcript variant 2) encodes MRLGPRPAALGLLLPLLLYAAVAGASKAEELHYPQGEHRADYDREALLGVQEDVDEYVKLGHEEQQRRLQSIIKKIDSDSDGFLTESKD; translated from the exons ATGCGGCTGGGCCCAAGGCCCGCGGCGCTAGgactgctgctgccgctgctgctgtaCGCCGCGGTGGCTGGCGCCAGCAAGGCGGAGGAACTGCACTACCCGCAGGGCGAGCACCGGGCGGACTACGACCGCGAAGCGCTGCTGGGTGTCCAG GAAGACGTCGATGAGTATGTTAAACTTGGCCACGAAGAGCAGCAAAGACGATTGCAGTCGATCATAAAGAAAATTGACTCGGACTCTGATGGCTTTCTTACTGAAAGTAAGGACTGA